Within the Corvus hawaiiensis isolate bCorHaw1 chromosome 8, bCorHaw1.pri.cur, whole genome shotgun sequence genome, the region TCTCGTCATGGCCCTCTCAGTAGGCTGCTTTTTTGATACTGAGCTGCTTCTTTTGAGTCCTCTTAACCTGACAGCTCTGTGAATGATATAGGCTGACATGGTAGGCATTTTAAGCAGTgggaaaaatattaatgcaaCCCCACAAACTGGCACAGGACCGTGCCAGGAACGTGTTGTAGTCAGTCACTAAGTGCACTGAGATAACCACAAGGTAGAATTTGTAGGTCAGCCAGAAGTAGCACTCTCAAAGTTTGTAGGGTCTTGGAGGTatttcttgctgtgttttcacCCTGCTGgaagtttttaattttgtggACAGGAGATCAGCTGTGACTAGACTAAAGACTCTGAGACTGTGACACCTGACGGAAAACCAGTAGCTGAGACCAGTCTCAGTGAGATAATAAATTGACATCTGACCAAACTACACCAGAAACTTCAGAGAGAGTGATGAAAGTCACTGTTAAATAACATGCCAGGAGGGAAATGCTTTGAACAAGACATTGTTTAGTTTGTACCTGACAGAAGGTCTCTCTCATGAATAGCATATCCTGACAGGGACAAAGACAACATCCTTGCTCCCTCACAGTGGTGCTGCAGTGAAAACCAGAGACACAGCTGGCCTTTATCTAAATGCTTTGGATATTTTATGCTTGGTTGATTTCAGGACTGTTGTATGAGAGAGATTTTTTGGCCAGCACCCATTCTATTTGAAAACTTATTTCTGGTTTGAAATATCTTGTCTCTTTGTTGTAGGCATTGCAGTGCCCTCCCACAATTTATTATATAATATCCTTGGCACTCtaattaaggaaagaaaaatctatcATACAGGAGAAGGATATTTCATTGTGACTCCCAACACATACTTTATCACAAATGAGGCCACAGAAGACAACAGAAGGGTCCTGTTGGAGGACAGTTGTTGCTGTTCATCGCCTTCCATCACTTACCTGGTAAACATTAAGCCCTGTGCAGACCtagtgaaagaaaacattcctaCAGTAACTCATTACAGATCCTGCCATTGTTTCCCTGACCAAAATATGCTCTGTGAACAAAGACATCAACAGGTAATGAGCCATGAATCTaatggagagggaaagagaggctGCAGTGAATTGAAGCCTTCAATTCAAACTCAAGGGATCTCTGCACCTGCTGAGAATCGTTCCTGGGACACCATCAAATCTCTGGCATCtgtgaaagcaaaactgaaaagcaaaaggttTGGCATTGGTATTTTCTGGAGAAGTggttctaaaaaagaaaaacacaagaagGAGTACTCTACTTTTTCAGCCCAGTTTCCTCCCCAGGAGTGGCCAGTCAGGGATGAAGATGACTTAGACAATATTCCACGTGATATTGAACATGAAATCATCAAGCATATTAACCCTACTCTTACAGTTGATAATTTGATTAAACACACAATATTAATGCAGAAGtttgaggagcagaaaaaatatatcagtaaagagaaaaaatacatcaGTAGTGGTACCTCAGCTGAAGTGTCAATAGTCAGGCAAAACCATCATCTTTCAAAGGATTGTATTCAAAAGGCACCAAGTAAAATAGCAAAACACACCAGGAAAACcaaatcaaagaaagaaaagcagattagCAGGAGCAGCGGGAAATCTCACATACAGAAGCCAACATCTCAAAGTGTGAAACTGGAAGAGAACATTTCACTGCCCATCAAAAACCAAGAGCCACCTGATGTAGCAGTGGAATCCCATGTGATATATAAGAAGCAGATTAAGAATCCTTTTCAGGGTCTGCCATGGAGACCTCACAGCTTTCATTCAAGAGGGTACCAAGGTGTTTTTAACAGTCAGCTGAAGTGCCGGACTCAAAAGCAAGGAAGGGCTTTCCAAAGGCCACAGTCCTTGGCCTCCTCAAGACCCTTCGGCTGTGAAACTGAACAGCTGGCTGTAGAAACTGAGGCTGACAAAGCTAAGCAAAACAACCTACTCCATGCTAATAGGTCTCGCCTTCAACTAAAGAAAGACAATTTAAGTGAAAATGGTAGTCATCTACAAGGCAGTAATCTGCAAATAGataataaaagtaaatactTTCTAGAGAgtaatatttctgaagaaaatgtctataaaagaacagtaaaaaaaaagtccccTTGCTCCTACATTGAAGATAGTGGTGTGtgcaaagaaaatgcagaatttccATTCTATCTGAAAGATGAGCACTGCAGACGCAAAGCTGACACTGTATGTGAGTTGTTAGATGGAACAGCCaatgaatttcaaaatgtcCATCTTTCAAATTACACAGCCAGTGTTAATCTGGCCCAAAAAAATGGTGTGAAATGCAGACCAAAGACTGATAAAAAGAGTGAACTTATATTTAACTATGACTGTGCCAGCCATCCTGGATCAATGGAGCTAGAAAGTGAAGGATTTACTGATAACTTCCGTCTTCTGTACCAAAAGGGACGTGATGGTGACACCTGTAACTTGTCACATCTGGATGAGAATTCTGAAGGCCATGCATCATGTCACCTGCCTCCTGGCCATGCCTTTTCAGACACAAGAGACTGGAGTACAGCTGTGCAAAAGCCGGGGGCAGCTGTGTCCTTAAAAGCCTGTAAGGTCAGTACTTGTGCTGCCCAGCACAACACAACTGTAAATGAATGCAACTCTGGAGAGCACGGATATAAGGGACGTGCTAGCTTTGCAGAATCAACAGACAGCTCAaaagagcatccaaaaccagaCTCCACAGAAGAAAGCTGGTTGTGCAGTCAGGTTCTTCTGAAAGGTCACAGAAAGGATGAAGGAACTGGCCTTACTGAATGTGGGAATGGCTCAGCTGTGGCAGATTGCTGCCACGCTGACGAGGCTGACTCTGATGCTGCCACTTCGCAGAACTTCACGCATGAGGTAGGAGAAGGAGAAGCACTCTGTGCCTTGGGCTCGCAGATCAAAGAAGTGAGAAAccgtttaggaaaaaaatatctgtttttTAAGAATACATGTCCTGTGATCCCAGAACAGAAACACTCAGAAGGGACAGAAAACCACAGCATTACAGGAGACAGTGGAATTGACTCCCCAAGGTACGAAAACACATGAAACTAAGTAAGATGTTTTATCTTCAAATTGACCATCAGATTTAGGCAGAAATGATGCAGTAAATCATAAACTCCCTCCTCAACAACAaaattcttattattttttaaaacttcagtgtTATTGATCCACAAATACTCAAACTGTATAGTTCTGCTAAGTCTTTTTACATGAACATTTTCTCACATCAGTTATACAAATGCTGCTGTTTGTCTTTTGCATTTGTTGCCATGAGGCAAGAAAACAGTATGAGATCTGTCCTGCAGGTAGAGATGGCCAAGCGCAGAAACGTTAAGAAACATGGTGTTTGATAAACTCGGTGTTAAACACAGTGTTTGATAAGCTCCTGTTAGCAGGCAGGTTCAGCTCACATAGATCTCACCATATGACACTAGATATTGTCATAGTTTCTCCAGTTGTACATAAAGAATAGAGATCCAACAAAAATTTAAAGTAGAAAATACCATCTGACTTGCCCACAATAGACAGGAGAATGTGTACATCACCTGAGCTTTCATAGTGTATGTTTTGCCTGTAATTACACCTGAAAATCCCTTAATGGACAACAAATTGGCATGAAACAATCTTTTACACAGGTGTACATGGAGACCTCCAAAACTTAACCAAATTGGCAAGAACCTATGTTAAAAatcacatcctttttttttttttttttaacagcgaCACATTTTCTTAGTATCTTAAATGAGTAGTATTTAACTAATTAAACCATTGGAGTTCTCATTAGTTTTGTACTGTCACCTTGAGAAGCTGGTATATGAAGGAACAAACCACAAACTACAGTTTCTAAGGAAATTCTGCTAATTGTTAATCTTTtcctgaagcagctcttggctgtgCACTCTTCCAAGCACACTTGAAATCTTTagcaaaatgtatttcagaggATCATTTTTACTGTTTGTACTGATGCCATCTCTGGCACTAAAAGCTAAGCCAACTCAGTTTGGTTTTGGAATGTGAAGTCTGACTTCTAATAATTCTATTATTTTAGGTGGACTGAAAAGAAGATGAAGCTTCCTGCCAAATTCTAAAAGTATAAATATCAATGCAAAGAGGAGGGCAAGTGAAAGGACAATTGCAACAAAATTCCTTACTTCATCTAACTCTGGTCATgaatatttgattattttttttaatgagctttGTAAACTTTCCCCTTGTAACAAGGTACCCATACTGTCAATGCAGCCAGTCACATCAGTGAGGCTGTCTCTAAATCAAAGCTGTTAGTTAAAACTTTTGACAATGGTGTTTGGAGAGGTCATGTGTATTTTGTTTGCCCTcatctttaattattttttgtgtgtctctgtgATAATAAAAATGAGAACTGGCGTTCTTCATTCAGACCCACACCATTGACCTGGAAAGGGCTTGTGCTGCTCTAATAGGAACTGCAGTAGGCCAGGGCTGTTTAACACTGTAATTCTGGAGAGCATTTCCTACTTGTGCCACAGAAATTAGAGCATGCTTCACCttccctgcaggaaaacaaagcaaatgaaCTAGACATGCACCTGGTCACTACAAAAATTCCTTTAATACCAAGGTTCTCTGACTCTGTCCTGCAGCACTCTCAGCTATCCTCAGCCTACTTGGTGTGTTTGTATCTGACAAGCACGGTTTAGTCTTTGCAAATGAAAAGGTGCTGGTAGCAGGAGACAACAGGTAAGGCCAGTGGCACTGCTTTAAGAGAGGCCCTGCT harbors:
- the STOX1 gene encoding storkhead-box protein 1 isoform X5 translates to MSHESNGEGKRGCSELKPSIQTQGISAPAENRSWDTIKSLASVKAKLKSKRFGIGIFWRSGSKKEKHKKEYSTFSAQFPPQEWPVRDEDDLDNIPRDIEHEIIKHINPTLTVDNLIKHTILMQKFEEQKKYISKEKKYISSGTSAEVSIVRQNHHLSKDCIQKAPSKIAKHTRKTKSKKEKQISRSSGKSHIQKPTSQSVKLEENISLPIKNQEPPDVAVESHVIYKKQIKNPFQGLPWRPHSFHSRGYQGVFNSQLKCRTQKQGRAFQRPQSLASSRPFGCETEQLAVETEADKAKQNNLLHANRSRLQLKKDNLSENGSHLQGSNLQIDNKSKYFLESNISEENVYKRTVKKKSPCSYIEDSGVCKENAEFPFYLKDEHCRRKADTVCELLDGTANEFQNVHLSNYTASVNLAQKNGVKCRPKTDKKSELIFNYDCASHPGSMELESEGFTDNFRLLYQKGRDGDTCNLSHLDENSEGHASCHLPPGHAFSDTRDWSTAVQKPGAAVSLKACKVSTCAAQHNTTVNECNSGEHGYKGRASFAESTDSSKEHPKPDSTEESWLCSQVLLKGHRKDEGTGLTECGNGSAVADCCHADEADSDAATSQNFTHEVGEGEALCALGSQIKEVRNRLGKKYLFFKNTCPVIPEQKHSEGTENHSITGDSGIDSPRWTEKKMKLPAKF
- the STOX1 gene encoding storkhead-box protein 1 isoform X1; its protein translation is MNPLLQSGSVPLAEGICWTISDMNADHVMVTQETLMEQLVKNYPGIAVPSHNLLYNILGTLIKERKIYHTGEGYFIVTPNTYFITNEATEDNRRVLLEDSCCCSSPSITYLVNIKPCADLVKENIPTVTHYRSCHCFPDQNMLCEQRHQQVMSHESNGEGKRGCSELKPSIQTQGISAPAENRSWDTIKSLASVKAKLKSKRFGIGIFWRSGSKKEKHKKEYSTFSAQFPPQEWPVRDEDDLDNIPRDIEHEIIKHINPTLTVDNLIKHTILMQKFEEQKKYISKEKKYISSGTSAEVSIVRQNHHLSKDCIQKAPSKIAKHTRKTKSKKEKQISRSSGKSHIQKPTSQSVKLEENISLPIKNQEPPDVAVESHVIYKKQIKNPFQGLPWRPHSFHSRGYQGVFNSQLKCRTQKQGRAFQRPQSLASSRPFGCETEQLAVETEADKAKQNNLLHANRSRLQLKKDNLSENGSHLQGSNLQIDNKSKYFLESNISEENVYKRTVKKKSPCSYIEDSGVCKENAEFPFYLKDEHCRRKADTVCELLDGTANEFQNVHLSNYTASVNLAQKNGVKCRPKTDKKSELIFNYDCASHPGSMELESEGFTDNFRLLYQKGRDGDTCNLSHLDENSEGHASCHLPPGHAFSDTRDWSTAVQKPGAAVSLKACKVSTCAAQHNTTVNECNSGEHGYKGRASFAESTDSSKEHPKPDSTEESWLCSQVLLKGHRKDEGTGLTECGNGSAVADCCHADEADSDAATSQNFTHEVGEGEALCALGSQIKEVRNRLGKKYLFFKNTCPVIPEQKHSEGTENHSITGDSGIDSPRWTEKKMKLPAKF
- the STOX1 gene encoding storkhead-box protein 1 isoform X4; translation: MNPLLQSGSVPLAEGICWTISDMNADHVMVTQETLMEQLVKNYPGIAVPSHNLLYNILGTLIKERKIYHTGEGYFIVTPNTYFITNEATEDNRRVLLEDSCCCSSPSITYLVNIKPCADLVKENIPTVTHYRSCHCFPDQNMLCEQRHQQVMSHESNGEGKRGCSELKPSIQTQGISAPAENRSWDTIKSLASVKAKLKSKRFGIGIFWRSGSKKEKHKKEYSTFSAQFPPQEWPVRDEDDLDNIPRDIEHEIIKHINPTLTVDNLIKHTILMQKFEEQKKYISKEKKYISSGTSAEVSIVRQNHHLSKDCIQKAPSKIAKHTRKTKSKKEKQISRSSGKSHIQKPTSQSVKLEENISLPIKNQEPPDVAVESHVIYKKQIKNPFQGLPWRPHSFHSRGYQGVFNSQLKCRTQKQGRAFQRPQSLASSRPFGCETEQLAVETEADKAKQNNLLHANRSRLQLKKDNLSENGSHLQGSNLQIDNKSKYFLESNISEENVYKRTVKKKSPCSYIEDSGVCKENAEFPFYLKDEHCRRKADTVCELLDGTANEFQNVHLSNYTASVNLAQKNGVKCRPKTDKKSELIFNYDCASHPGSMELESEGFTDNFRLLYQKGRDGDTCNLSHLDENSEGHASCHLPPGHAFSDTRDWSTAVQKPGAAVSLKACKVSTCAAQHNTTVNECNSGEHGYKGRASFAESTDSSKEHPKPDSTEESWLCSQVLLKGHRKDEGTGLTECGNGSAVADCCHADEADSDAATSQNFTHEVD
- the STOX1 gene encoding storkhead-box protein 1 isoform X2; translated protein: MNPLLQSGSVPLAEGICWTISDMNADHVMVTQETLMEQLVKNYPGIAVPSHNLLYNILGTLIKERKIYHTGEGYFIVTPNTYFITNEATEDNRRVLLEDSCCCSSPSITYLVNIKPCADLVKENIPTVTHYRSCHCFPDQNMLCEQRHQQVMSHESNGEGKRGCSELKPSIQTQGISAPAENRSWDTIKSLASVKAKLKSKRFGIGIFWRSGSKKEKHKKEYSTFSAQFPPQEWPVRDEDDLDNIPRDIEHEIIKHINPTLTVDNLIKHTILMQKFEEQKKYISKEKKYISSGTSAEVSIVRQNHHLSKDCIQKAPSKIAKHTRKTKSKKEKQISRSSGKSHIQKPTSQSVKLEENISLPIKNQEPPDVAVESHVIYKKQIKNPFQGLPWRPHSFHSRGYQGVFNSQLKCRTQKQGRAFQRPQSLASSRPFGCETEQLAVETEADKAKQNNLLHANRSRLQLKKDNLSENGSHLQGSNLQIDNKSKYFLESNISEENVYKRTVKKKSPCSYIEDSGVCKENAEFPFYLKDEHCRRKADTVCELLDGTANEFQNVHLSNYTASVNLAQKNGVKCRPKTDKKSELIFNYDCASHPGSMELESEGFTDNFRLLYQKGRDGDTCNLSHLDENSEGHASCHLPPGHAFSDTRDWSTAVQKPGAAVSLKACKVSTCAAQHNTTVNECNSGEHGYKGRASFAESTDSSKEHPKPDSTEESWLCSQVLLKGHRKDEGTGLTECGNGSAVADCCHADEADSDAATSQNFTHENRNTQKGQKTTALQETVELTPQGTKTHETK
- the STOX1 gene encoding storkhead-box protein 1 isoform X3, whose product is MNPLLQSGSVPLAEGICWTISDMNADHVMVTQETLMEQLVKNYPGIAVPSHNLLYNILGTLIKERKIYHTGEGYFIVTPNTYFITNEATEDNRRVLLEDSCCCSSPSITYLVNIKPCADLVKENIPTVTHYRSCHCFPDQNMLCEQRHQQVMSHESNGEGKRGCSELKPSIQTQGISAPAENRSWDTIKSLASVKAKLKSKRFGIGIFWRSGSKKEKHKKEYSTFSAQFPPQEWPVRDEDDLDNIPRDIEHEIIKHINPTLTVDNLIKHTILMQKFEEQKKYISKEKKYISSGTSAEVSIVRQNHHLSKDCIQKAPSKIAKHTRKTKSKKEKQISRSSGKSHIQKPTSQSVKLEENISLPIKNQEPPDVAVESHVIYKKQIKNPFQGLPWRPHSFHSRGYQGVFNSQLKCRTQKQGRAFQRPQSLASSRPFGCETEQLAVETEADKAKQNNLLHANRSRLQLKKDNLSENGSHLQGSNLQIDNKSKYFLESNISEENVYKRTVKKKSPCSYIEDSGVCKENAEFPFYLKDEHCRRKADTVCELLDGTANEFQNVHLSNYTASVNLAQKNGVKCRPKTDKKSELIFNYDCASHPGSMELESEGFTDNFRLLYQKGRDGDTCNLSHLDENSEGHASCHLPPGHAFSDTRDWSTAVQKPGAAVSLKACKVSTCAAQHNTTVNECNSGEHGYKGRASFAESTDSSKEHPKPDSTEESWLCSQVLLKGHRKDEGTGLTECGNGSAVADCCHADEADSDAATSQNFTHENRNTQKGQKTTALQETVELTPQGGLKRR